A genomic window from Nicotiana sylvestris chromosome 11, ASM39365v2, whole genome shotgun sequence includes:
- the LOC104215929 gene encoding uncharacterized protein, whose product MITGGRNLVSSQPAFSNDAKKLLVCTGNTVSVFSTSTGLQIAELEGHKALVTSVVVVPSTTPAGKILCYCWTASHDGTIKYWDFSVPELMKSIDAQFPIYSMVIPGLLSQPAESSEKPSDLFAYVSTRAFKEQQGEGNALCWQIRKCNLTKSTLVGGVTLAESQDAQSITLSSSGRYMGICDKRKLRIWEIPAKDSDQAVLQKIRLHHTKTLSTLAFHPTERIVAAGDVTGRILIWSGVGEQNLPSGNKQRNGGLMKDVEEKPGVRGNDDADSCTTRHWHSAEVKVLFFSSDGAYVYSGGKEGVLVVWQLDTGKQKFLPRIGSPLLYFTMSSDPSLSSISCADNQIHLLKMPSMEVLRSIQGIKLRSTLLDTFDGSSEGIVFNSATGLVAIRSENYCVQFYSLFDDREVSEVQVCERSHQPADEVTVVVNLVALSPEGSIMITVETRLAEEGIGGLVCLKFWSCSSSNKDFSLSTVVYEPHRDSGISSIAFHPSRNIAVSTSWGADFKVWVGSQEMQQKERMQNAGWTCHSVGSYKKKAMTAAAFSGDGSVLAVAAERVITLWDPEKNILVATVGESLEPISSLAFIGKSEYIVTTSQGSNAQVSVWSMSKLSVVWSYKLKIEAVTCAIDDSLFAILALGPKSFGSTDGVILLFNVGDLVPAASWLVKKAKGASLAFIRGRPNSEGGVTDGKSVQLLLAYLNSDHEYALFDPLNSHTHIHKISRGSLTDLEETGKFGYASIYGDLPEFSLKKKQAPLITSVPSERHWETLFSGPSHNLPPLTKLCSLFLESLLEKRSSAVE is encoded by the exons ATGATTACGGGTGGAAGAaacttggtttcttcacaaccTGCATTTTCAAACGATGCAAAGAAACTTCTCGTATGCACAGGAAACACCGTTTCTGTTTTCAGCACCTCCACTGGCTTACAG aTTGCTGAATTAGAAGGTCATAAGGCATTGGTAACTTCGGTGGTTGTAGTACCGTCTACTACTCCAGCAGGCAAAATATTGTGCTACTGTTGGACAGCGTCACATGATGGTACCATCAAATATTGGGACTTTTCAGTGCCGGAGCTGATGAAAAGTATTGATGCCCAGTTCCCCATTTACTCCATG GTGATTCCAGGTTTATTATCCCAACCTGCAGAGAGTAGCGAAAAGCCTTCTGATCTTTTTGCATATGTATCTACCAGAGCCTTCAAAGAACAGCAAGGAGAGGGTAATGCTTTATGCTGGCAGATAAGGAAGTGTAACTTAACCAAGTCTACTTTGGTTGGTGGAGTGACTTTGGCGGAG AGTCAAGACGCACAATCTATAACACTTAGCTCCTCTGGAAGATACATGGGCATATGTGACAAGCGCAAGCTTCGCATATGGGAAATACCAGCAAAAGATTCTGATCAAGCAGTGCTTCAGAAAATCAGGTTACATCATACGAAAACCTTGAGCACTCTAGCTTTTCATCCAACAGAGAGGATTGTTGCAGCTGGAGATGTAACAGGAAGGATCTTAATATGGAGCGGTGTTGGGGAGCAGAATTTACCATCTGGTAATAAACAGAGAAATGGAGGACTAATGAAGGATGTGGAGGAAAAGCCTGGAGTTAGGGGAAACGATGATGCTGATTCTTGTACCACACGGCATTGGCATTCTGCAGAAGTGAaagttctctttttttcttctgatGGTGCCTATGTGTACTCAG GTGGGAAGGAAGGAGTTCTTGTGGTTTGGCAGTTAGACACCGGGAAGCAGAAATTTCTCCCACGAATAGGATCCCCCCTTTTGTATTTTACCATGTCATCTGATCCTTCTCTGTCCTCT ATATCTTGTGCAGATAACCAAATCCACCTTCTCAAAATGCCTTCGATGGAGGTATTGAGATCCATTCAAGGAATCAAG CTTCGTAGCACACTCCTGGACACGTTCGATGGCTCATCTGAAGGAATTGTTTTTAACTCTGCTACCGGGCTAGTTGCCATACGTTCAGAAAATTACTGTGTCCAGTTTTATAGCTTGTTCGATGACCGTGAGGTTTCTGAG GTTCAAGTTTGTGAAAGAAGCCACCAACCAGCTGATGAAGTCACG GTGGTAGTGAATTTGGTGGCCCTCTCTCCAGAGGGTTCTATCATGATTACTGTAGAAACCAGGCTTGCTGAAGAAGGAATAGGAGGTCTTGTATGTCTGAAGTTCTGGTCATGCAGCTCTTCAAATAAAGACTTCAGTTTATCCACTGTTGTCTATGAGCCCCACAG AGATTCTGGTATTTCATCCATCGCTTTCCACCCTTCGCGTAACATAGCTGTTAGTACTTCATGGGGTGCTGATTTCAAG GTTTGGGTAGGCAGTCAGGAGATGCAACAAAAAGAGCGGATGCAAAATGCTGGATGGACATGCCATTCTGTTGGTTCTTACAA AAAAAAGGCAATGACAGCTGCTGCCTTTTCTGGAGATGGTTCTGTGCTGGCTGTAGCTGCAGAACGAGTTATTACATTGTGGGATCCAGAGAAGAATATTCTTGTGGCGACAGTTGGGGAGAGTCTTGAG CCAATCTCTTCCTTAGCATTTATTGGGAAGTCAGAGTATATTGTAACCACATCACAAGGTTCTAATGCACAAGTATCAGTTTGGAGCATGTCAAAGCTGTCTGTAGTATGGTCTTACAAGCTTAAAATAGAAG CTGTAACTTGTGCGATCGATGATTCTTTATTTGCCATCCTGGCCCTTGGTCCAAAGTCATTTGGATCTACGGATGGGGTGATCTTATTATTCAATGTTGGAGATCTTGTTCCCGCAGCGAGCTGGCTTGTAAAAAAG GCAAAAGGTGCTTCACTTGCTTTTATTCGCGGACGTCCTAACTCGGAGGGTGGTGTTACTGATGGCAAATCAGTGCAGTTGCTGTTAGCTTACCTAAACAGTGATCATGAATATGCTCTTTTTGATCCACTCAACAGTCACACCCACATACATAAGATTAGCCGAGGAAGTCTCACTGATCTTGAGGAAACAG GAAAGTTTGGTTATGCATCTATCTACGGGGACCTACCAGAATTTAGCTTAAAGAAAAAACAAGCTCCATTAATCACATCAGTGCCATCAGAAAGGCATTGGGAAACTCTATTTAGTGGACCATCTCACAATCTTCCTCCTCTTACTAAATTGTGTTCGCTATTTCTTGAATCATTATTGGAGAAGAGGAGTAGTGCAGTTGAATGA
- the LOC138881182 gene encoding secreted RxLR effector protein 78-like: MKVWEKVVEVRVRKTTSISDNQFGFMSGRSTTEAIHLFRRLVEQYRDKKKDLHMVLIDLVLIDLEKAYDKVPREVLWRCLEAKGVPVAYIRAIKDMYYGAKTKVRSVGGDSEHFPIVMGLHQGSELSPFLFALVIDALTHHI, translated from the coding sequence atgaaagtctgggagaagGTGGTGGAGGTGAGGGTGAGGAAGACGACGTCTATATCCGACAATCAGTTTGGATTCATGTCGGGCCGCTCtactacggaagctatccacctttttaggaggttggtggaacagtacagggataagaagaaggatctgcaTATGGTGTTAATTGACTTGGTGTTAATTGActtggagaaagcgtatgacaaggttcctagggaggtgCTCTGGAGATGTCTTGAGGCGAAGGGCGTGCCGGTAGCCTATATAAGAGCGATCAAGGATATGTATTATGGAGCTAAGACTAAGGTTAGGAGTGTGGGAGGCGACTCGGAGCATTTCCCGATTGTTATGGGATTACACCAAGGCTCTGAGCTTAGCCCATTCTTATTTGCCTTGGTGATAGATGCTTTAACACATCATATttaa
- the LOC138881181 gene encoding uncharacterized protein: protein MVSEKVLFKVLSMKGIMSFGKKGKLSPRFIRPFEVLRRVGEVAYELALPSNLSGFHSVFHVFMLRKYHADRSCMLDYNMVQLDKSLCYDEEPVAIVDKQVHQLRSKKIFVVKVQWRGQPVEEATSETQDHIWSRYPYLLSTPGYLTVSGNYASLSIILVVAVNWTS, encoded by the exons atggtgaGCGAGAAGGTTCTCTTTAAAGTCTTGTCGATGAAGGGGATCATGAgctttggaaagaagggcaagctgagcccaaggtttattcgcccatttgaggtgttaagGCGAGtaggggaggttgcttatgagcttgctttgccttcTAATCTATCGGGATTTCATTCGGTTTTTCACGTGTTTATGCTCCGAAAATATCATGCTGATAGGTCGTGTATGTTAGACTACAACATGGTTCAGCTAGATAAGAGCTTGTGTTATGATGAGGAGCCAGTTGCTATTGTTGACAAACAGGTTCACCAGTTGAGGTCTAAGAAAATTTTTGtggtaaaggtccagtggaggggtcAACCAGTTGAGGAGGCGACTTCGGAGACCCAGGATCACATATGGAGCAGATATCCATACCTATTGAgcactccag GTTACTTGACCGTTAGTGGAAATTATGCCTCATTGAGTATTATTCTTGTAGTAGCCGTCAATTGGACATCGTAG
- the LOC138881180 gene encoding uncharacterized protein, whose product MAKDFELWDVICDGPFVPTNNLGDPAVAIPKMSKEFNDANKKAIEKNFRAKKILVCGIGPDEYNRISSYQSAKEICEALKAAHEGTTQVKQSKIDMLTTEYELFRMKYDESIQGMHTRFTSIINELHSLGEIIPRNKFVRKILSVLPSFWESKVNAITEVKELQTLTMDELVGNLKTYEMKKKKDNKEESQEGEESGPKDGHQ is encoded by the coding sequence ATGGCTAAAGATTTTGAGCTATGGGATGTTATATGTGATGGACCCTTTGTCCCTACCAATAACCTTGGTGACCCAGCTGTAGCCATCCCCAAGATGAGTAAGGAATTCAATGACGCTAATAAAAAGGCTATAGAAaagaattttcgtgcaaagaaaattcttgtttGCGGCATTGGTCCTGATGAATATAATAGGATATCATCATACCAATCAGCAAAAGAAATTTGTGAGGCACTTAAGGCAGCTCATGAGGGAACAACACAGGTGAAGCAATCCAAGATCGATATGCTCACTACTGAATATGAGCTCTTCAGAATGAAATATGATGAATCCATCCAAGGTATGCACACTCGATTCACCTCCATCATCAATGAGCTTCACTCTCTTGGTGAAATTATCCCGAGAAACAAGTTTGTCAGGAAAATCCTTAGTGTACTGCCCAGTTTTTGGGAAAGCAAAGTAAACGCCATTACAGAGGTGAAGGAGTTGCAGACACTGACCATGGATGAACTTGTTGGAAACTTGAAAACatatgaaatgaagaagaagaaagacaaTAAAGAAGAGAGCCAAGAGGGAGAAGAATCTGGTCCTAAAGACGGACACCAATGA